A region of the Phycisphaerae bacterium genome:
GTGGCTGCCCGCGGCCACGCCCAGCCCGCGGCCGAGGAAGACTACCGCCAGGTACACGCCGGCCGCCGTCTTGAACCAAAACGGCTTCCAGGCGGGCGCTTCCGAGCCCAGCGGGGCGAAATGGCAGAGCGCGAAGAGGATGGCGCCCAACGCGACGGCGACCCACACAGCCGCCGGGCGCGGAATTCGCAGTAGCTCGACTGCCAGCCACGTGAGCCCGCTTAGCAGCAGCATCCGGAACACCAGTTCCTCGTAAATGCCGGCGCCGAGTGCGTCGCGCAGCCGGGCGGCGGGCGGGGCCTCAAAGAGGGCGCTCAACGCCAGTAGCGGCAGGGCCAGCAGCGCACATTCGAGCACCATCGCCGGGAAGACCGACCAGCGCACGCGCCAGCGATCACGCCGGAACTTGTGCGCCACCAGCAGGGTGATGACCAGCACGATCGGTGGCAACCATGCGCCGACGAACCCGAACCAGCTCAGCAGATCCTGGATCACGCCGTGAGCCAGCAGCTCGCTGCCCGGCGCGGTGCCACCGGCGGGTCGCGCGGCGCCGAGCTCATACCAGAGCACGAACGGTGCGAGGAAGATGAGGCTGTGGAGGGGGCGGCGTGAGAATCGCAGGTAATGCTGCCAGCGCCGGCGCTCCCGTGGCGAAAGCGATACGCTCGGCAGCCACCGCAATCCCAGTCCGTCGGCCATTACGCCATTATCGCGCCATTGGTCGGCTTTGGGTACCCCGCGACCACTGTCATTCCGGCTGGGATGGGGTCGCGCGGAGGGTAGTGACGGGTGGCGGTGCGGGTCACTCCGCCCAGGCGGACTCATCGAGCGGCAGGGCCTGGGTCTCGGCGTGCAGCCGCGCACTCCAGGCCGCGTCGAGCGGGCCGACGAGATTGTCCAGTAGCGCTGCCCGCTCGGCGATGCTGGCGGGCCACCCGGCGGGGTCCGCGCACCGCCGCAGCAATGCGGTGAGCGCGGTTGGTTGCTGGGCCCACAGGAAACGCGTTACCGCCCAGGCCAGTGGGTAGCAAGGCCCTTCACACCACGCGGCGTCGTCGCTCAGGAGGCGGCGCAGGTCCGGCAGCGCGGCCGGCGTGGGGTAGAGCTTGCTGAACTCGTGCAGGCGATAGCCGTTCACCGGCGCGCGCGGTGTCAACGACCCGTCGCAGGGCACCTCGAACAACATGGCCAGACCCTCACGCAACCAGGTTGGAACGCGCTCGGATTGCGGGAGCAACCCGAGATTCGCCTGCACCTGGTGGGCGGACTCGTGCTGGACAATGGACAGGGCGAGCAAGCTGCGCCGGCGCTCCAGGCGACCCTTCAGCCGCGGACGCTCCTCAGGCAGCGACTGTTCAATGCTGGCCCGCACCGCCGCGAGCGCCGGTGCGGTCTCGAGATCGAAGAACGTGCAGCGGTTGGTGTGATGATCGTAGAACCCAAGGGCGCCGGCGGGCACGGATGCGATTGCGGCGCGCTGCGCTTCAAACTCGCTGTGCGTGCCGAGAAAGTAGATCTCGAGCTTGTGGCGTGGTAGCCGGGCGGGCAGCCCCAAGTTCTCAGTGAAGCGCACGTGGGCGCGATAGACGGCTTCGAGGCGCGCTGCATACTCGCGGGCCAGCGGCTCCCCGGCCGTGCAGACCAGGACGAAATGGTCCGTATCCAGGCGCTGGGCCCCCGGTCCGACGCGCGACAGCATTTCAGACACCGCGGGCTCGTTTGCCGGCCGGGCGGCCAGCAGTTCCGCGGGATCACTCGCCCAGCCGAGCGCAGGCAGCCACCCGGCCATGAGAGCGATGACGCCGCGGTGCGCCCGCACGCCCCCAGCCCAGCTAGCGCGGCCCGCGACCGCGTCCACGACCGCCGTCCGACTGCTGCGGGGAGTCACGCTGGGGCTCGAGTGGCCCTTCTTCGCCCGGCGGCAGAAGCGACCGCTTGAGCTGCAACGAGTCAAGGAACTTGTAGAAGTCTTCGATCCACTTTTCGTCGACCCGGCCGAAGATGTCCTCGAATTCCTTTTCCCGCTCGCTCACGGTCAACTCGACGTCTTCCTCGCGGTCGAAGACGGTTTTGCAGTACTGGGCGTAGCCGGCGCGGTGTTCCTTCCAGAGGTAGTACACGAGGGACCACCCCAAGCAATACGAGTCCGCTTCGTTGCCGCGGGGCGGGTTGCGCCACATTTGGTTGTCAACGATGAAGCGCCTCCATTCTTCAAGCGACAGGGGGTGGGGCCCCCAGGTGGTGCGCAACTGATTGAGGCGGTTGTGGTTCAAGACCCCCAGGCTCGCGCCGGCCGAGGTTGGCGGGACCTCGAACATCATCGTTGTCCCTTCGACCAGCCACAAGGGAACACTGGCCTTGCGGGCCAAGCCATTGTTCGGGAACAGCCCGATATTGAAGTCGATGTGGTGCCCGGTCTCATGCTGGATCACTTCCAGGTTCTGGTTCTCGACCAACCGGTTGACGCGGTTGCGCAGCCGCTGGCGCTCCTGCCACGGCGTGTTCTTGTCCTTGATCCGGGCAACGTCATCGGCGACGAACGGATGCGTCTCGTAGTCGAAGAAGAACGAACGCCGCGCATCGGGTCGGTAGAAACCCATGACGCCCAGGGGCACCTGCGTCAGGGCCTGAAACTCCTTGTAGGTGCCGAAGTAGTGGATCTCCAGCTTGTGTTCCGGGCGGCGCGCCGGGAGGTTTAGCATGCGCATGAACTGCACCTTCCAGCGGTAGATCGACTCGACGCGCGAAGCGAGCTTTCTGGCTGCCTCGTCCGACGAAGTGTAGACCATCACGAAGTGCGGCTTGATCAGCACCTTCGCCTCGGGGCCGGCGACCTTCTTCATTTCCGCCAGCGATTCCTCGTTCAGCGGCAGCTCGGCCAGCATGTCATCGCGCGCCGCCCCGCTCGTGGATTCGTCCGGGTTGGCCGTCACGCCCGAGAGAATGGCCGCGATCTCCGCGTCCGTGATCGCACGCCGGTACGCGGCCCGCTTGGTGCCGCCCGCGCCGCCCGCGCCCGCCGCGGCGGAGGCTTCCTCGAGCGAACGGAGCTCGCGCACCTCGTTCCGCTTGACCGTCACGACAACGCCGTGCTTGGTCTTCACCTCGTATGAACCGTCCGGCAGCTCCTTGACGTCGCCCTCGACGTACTTGCCGTTCATCAGTTCGATGCGGTAGCGCCCTTCGATTTCCGCCCGCGCCGGCGCGACCACCTGCGTGGCCAGCACGACGGCGGCCAGCAGGGCGAGGATGTGCACTGAATGCCTCATACCTGGTTCCACCATGACTCAGTTCCCGTCCCCGTCACAAAACTCAACCATGATATTATTCAGCCAACCGCCGAACTGGCAACCAATTCCTGTGCCACCCCGCCCGGACGGGGCTAGAATGGCGGTCCGTACGCGTCCTACGTGGATCTACCGATGAGTGACCCGCAAGCACCGCCCCGTGGCGAGTTCGAGTTCGTCCGGCGTCTGGGCCGCCTGCTCGCGCCTGTCCAGCCGGGGGCGCGGCAGCCAATGGCCCGTGCGGGGGTTCCCTTCGGTGACGATATGTGCGTCGTGGCGCCGGACCAGCCCGAGCTGCTTTGGACGGTGGACATGCTGATGGACGGCGTGGATTTTGACTCGCGCGTCCATACCTGGCGGGCGATCGGCCGGAAGGCGCTCGCCGTCAATCTGAGCGATTGCGCGGCGATGGCGGTGGAGCCGGTCTCCGCGCTCTGTGCCGTGGCGCTGGCCAACACCCTGACCATGGAGGATGCGCTGGACCTGCTGCGCGGGGCCCAGGAATGCGGGCAGAGCTTCCACTGCCCGATCGTCGGCGGGGATACGAACAGCTGGGACGCGCCTACGGTCGTCAGCGTCTCGGTCGCGGCCCGCTGCGAAGCAGGCCGC
Encoded here:
- a CDS encoding DUF1570 domain-containing protein; translation: MRHSVHILALLAAVVLATQVVAPARAEIEGRYRIELMNGKYVEGDVKELPDGSYEVKTKHGVVVTVKRNEVRELRSLEEASAAAGAGGAGGTKRAAYRRAITDAEIAAILSGVTANPDESTSGAARDDMLAELPLNEESLAEMKKVAGPEAKVLIKPHFVMVYTSSDEAARKLASRVESIYRWKVQFMRMLNLPARRPEHKLEIHYFGTYKEFQALTQVPLGVMGFYRPDARRSFFFDYETHPFVADDVARIKDKNTPWQERQRLRNRVNRLVENQNLEVIQHETGHHIDFNIGLFPNNGLARKASVPLWLVEGTTMMFEVPPTSAGASLGVLNHNRLNQLRTTWGPHPLSLEEWRRFIVDNQMWRNPPRGNEADSYCLGWSLVYYLWKEHRAGYAQYCKTVFDREEDVELTVSEREKEFEDIFGRVDEKWIEDFYKFLDSLQLKRSLLPPGEEGPLEPQRDSPQQSDGGRGRGRGPR
- a CDS encoding CPBP family intramembrane metalloprotease gives rise to the protein MADGLGLRWLPSVSLSPRERRRWQHYLRFSRRPLHSLIFLAPFVLWYELGAARPAGGTAPGSELLAHGVIQDLLSWFGFVGAWLPPIVLVITLLVAHKFRRDRWRVRWSVFPAMVLECALLALPLLALSALFEAPPAARLRDALGAGIYEELVFRMLLLSGLTWLAVELLRIPRPAAVWVAVALGAILFALCHFAPLGSEAPAWKPFWFKTAAGVYLAVVFLGRGLGVAAGSHAAYNMLLVWLRSSPG
- a CDS encoding DUF1570 domain-containing protein; amino-acid sequence: MAGWLPALGWASDPAELLAARPANEPAVSEMLSRVGPGAQRLDTDHFVLVCTAGEPLAREYAARLEAVYRAHVRFTENLGLPARLPRHKLEIYFLGTHSEFEAQRAAIASVPAGALGFYDHHTNRCTFFDLETAPALAAVRASIEQSLPEERPRLKGRLERRRSLLALSIVQHESAHQVQANLGLLPQSERVPTWLREGLAMLFEVPCDGSLTPRAPVNGYRLHEFSKLYPTPAALPDLRRLLSDDAAWCEGPCYPLAWAVTRFLWAQQPTALTALLRRCADPAGWPASIAERAALLDNLVGPLDAAWSARLHAETQALPLDESAWAE